Below is a window of Chloroflexota bacterium DNA.
ATCTGGCCGAAGCCATGGCAGACCTGTTCGTAGAGGTGGTGATTGCTCCCGACTATACGGAGCCGGCCCTGAAGCGATTCAGGCGCAAGAAAAACCTGCGAATTCTGAGATCGAGTGGCGGGCCTGCACAGGATCTCGCATTGCGTACGATCCAGGGAGGAATGCTGGCACAGACACCGGACGGGCAGCTGGAAATAGCTGTTGACTGGCAGGTTGTCACCGAGCGCACGCCGACGCCAGATGAGCTGCTGGACCTGGAATTTGCCTGGCGGGTCGCAAAGCATACCAAATCCAACGCGATCGTCTTTGCCAAGGGGCAGGCGACGGTGGGTGTTGGCGCCGGTCAGATGAGCCGGGTCGACTCGGTCTATCTGGCGGCGCGGCGGGCCGGTGACCGGGCCCAGGGCGCCGTGATGGCGTCTGATGCCTTTTTCCCCTTTCCAGATGGTATTGAGGCGGCGGCTGAAGCGGGTGTGATTGCGGTCGTGCAACCTGGTGGTTCAAAAAGGGATGACCAGGTCATTGCTGCCTGCAATCGTCTGGGAATCGCCACGTGCTTTACCGGCGCCCGGCACTTCCTGCATTGACAATTGATCGGTCTCCTGACCCCTTCCCCAGCCCCTCCCCGGTTCGGGGAGGGGAGACGGGATGGCACTACCCCGGGAGAAAGGTCATTCTCCAACCTTAAAAATCCAGGCGATGCAGGGAATCGATGCGATACGGGTTGACAAGGAGAGATACACCTGTTATACTTGCCGCAAGTTAGTTCTTGCACATTCGCGAGGTTCAATACAGATGATTTTCAGCCTGGTTCTTATTAGCCTTCTCATTATTGAGCTCCTGGTCATTATTCGGGAGCCGGTACTGGCTGGGAGGCCGATAGGGCGCTAGGCGAACAAGCCCAAGGAAGCGATAAACCCCTCCCAGCATCGGAGGGTTTTTTATTTTTTGGGTCATGTAAGATAACTGAATGATGGCGAGATAGCTACCGTCATCCTCGGCAATCGGCAACGGATTGCCGACCGTGAAGCGACGACGCCTCAGTAGACTGCACTCTTTGAGAGACCAAGGTTGGTCCGGTGAGTGTCTGCTGGGGTATTTTATTTGCCAAAGAATTGACTGGCAACGAAAGGTGCAAACCTATGGAACGAACCGGTGCTCAAATTGTCTGGGAAAGTATGCTGCTTGAGGGAATCGATGTGATTTTCGGCCATCCTGGCGGCGCTATTCTTCCCACGTACGATGCCCTTCCTCAATATCCCATTCGACACATTCTTGTCCGGCATGAACAGTGTGCTGCTCATATGGCCGACGGCTATGCCCGGGCAACCGGCAAGGTCGGGGCGTGCATTGCCACCAGTGGACCTGGCGCTACCAACCTGATTACCGGCCTGGCAACCGCCATGATGGATTCTGTGCCCATTGTCGCGGTCACCGGGCAGGTGCCGACCAGCATGCTGGGCAACGATGCCTTCCAGGAGACCGATGTCACCGGCGTTAGCATGCCCGTCACTAAACACAACTACCTGGTGACCGATGTCAAGGACCTGGCCGAGGTGATGGCAGAGGCCTTCTACGTGGCACGAACCGGCCGGCCCGGTCCGGTGCTGGTCGATATCTGCAAGGATGTCCAGAACGACTCGACTGAGTTCCAGTATCCGGAGAAGCTCTCGCGGCCTGGCCTGCACAAAATGCCCGAATTCAATCCGGCAGACGTTTCCGCGGCAGCAGATCTCATGAATGCTGCAAACAAACCGCTGTTCATGGTCGGTCATGGGGTGCAGATGGGCGGGGCCGAACAGGAATTACTGGCCCTGGTGGAAAAGGCTGACATTCCGGTGGTGACCACCCTGTTGGGACTGGGCGCCATTCCTGAAACCCATCCTCTGGTTCTGGGCATGAGCGGTATGCATGGCGAAGCGGCCACGAACCATGCTGTACAGGAATGTGATGTTTTGATAGCGGTCGGCATGCGCTTTGACGATCGGGTCACCGGCCGGCTCGACGAGTTCGCACCTCGGGCTAAGATCGTGCACTTTGAGATGGACCCATCGGAGATTGGCAAAAACGTTTCTCCCGATCTGGCTGTCCTGGGCGACTGTAAGCAGACCCTGGGTGCCCTCGTGCCGCAGGTCGAGAACATTCGTCATCCAGAATGGCGGGGAATCATCCAGGGGTGGCAGGAGGAAACCTACCGGCTGGATATCGCCGATCAAGAGGTGGATGAGTTGATCCCACCCTTTGTGATGCGCCAGCTGTGGCATGTCACAGGAGGCGATAGCCTGATCGTGACCGATGTTGGCCAACATCAGATGTGGGAGGCACAGTATTTCACCCACGAGCGGCCCCGTCAGTTGCTCACCTCTGGTGGCCTGGGCACCATGGGTTACGGCATGCCAGCCGCCATGGGCGCCAAGGTCGGTATGCCCGACGAACTGGTCTGGGCGGTGGTAGGCGACGGTGGTTTTCAGATGACCTTGCAGGAGCTGGGAACCATTGCCCAGGAGCAAATCGCCGTGAAAATCGGCATCATGAACAACGGTTTTCTGGGCATGGTAAGGCAGTGGCAGCAGCTTTTCTACGACAAACGTTATGCCGGCACACCGATTCTCAGTCCAGACTACGTCAAACTGGCGGACGCCTACGGAATCCCGGCATTAAGGGTAACATCTAATGACGAGGTTGCCGGCGCGATCAAACAGGCGAACGAGTACGACGGTCCCTTCCTGGTGGAGTTCCGGATCAAGGAAGAGGTCAACGTATACCCCATGGTACCGGCAGGTGCCAACGTGGGTCAGATGATTCGGCGACCGGAGCCTGCCATTGTGCAGGGTTATTCGGGCGTCAAACCCAGCTGGTGAAGCGCAGCCAGAAGACGGCGGACAACAGACCGCCGACCGCAGCCAGACGACGGCGGTCGCTGGTGCATCACCTCAACTGCGTAACATCAGTTGATAAGGTACAAGATTAAGGAGTGAGGACCCGTGAAACATACTGTGGTTGCCTGGATGGAGGATAGGCCCGGGGTACTGACCCGAGTCGCCAGCCTGTTCCGCCGACGCAACTTCAACATCGAGAGTCTTGCCGTCGGCCATACGGAGACGCCTGGCATTAGCCGGATGACGTTTGTGGTGGACGGTGACCAACGCATGGTAGACCAGACCGTGAAGCAGCTTGAAAAACTGGTGGACGTCACCGAGGTACATGATGTCACCGAGAAACCAGTTGTCATGCGTGAGTTGGCGCTGATCCGCGTCAAAACAACACCTGAAACGCGGCCGGAAGTCATGCAGATCGTCAATATCTACCGCGCCCAGATCGTCGACGTGGCCCTCGATTCCCTGGTAATTCAAGCCGTCGGACGGGATGACCGGGTCGACAGCCTGGTGGA
It encodes the following:
- the ilvN gene encoding acetolactate synthase small subunit; protein product: MKHTVVAWMEDRPGVLTRVASLFRRRNFNIESLAVGHTETPGISRMTFVVDGDQRMVDQTVKQLEKLVDVTEVHDVTEKPVVMRELALIRVKTTPETRPEVMQIVNIYRAQIVDVALDSLVIQAVGRDDRVDSLVELLSHFGIMELTRTGRVAITRGRTTTNGNGRKMGI
- the ilvB gene encoding biosynthetic-type acetolactate synthase large subunit, translated to MERTGAQIVWESMLLEGIDVIFGHPGGAILPTYDALPQYPIRHILVRHEQCAAHMADGYARATGKVGACIATSGPGATNLITGLATAMMDSVPIVAVTGQVPTSMLGNDAFQETDVTGVSMPVTKHNYLVTDVKDLAEVMAEAFYVARTGRPGPVLVDICKDVQNDSTEFQYPEKLSRPGLHKMPEFNPADVSAAADLMNAANKPLFMVGHGVQMGGAEQELLALVEKADIPVVTTLLGLGAIPETHPLVLGMSGMHGEAATNHAVQECDVLIAVGMRFDDRVTGRLDEFAPRAKIVHFEMDPSEIGKNVSPDLAVLGDCKQTLGALVPQVENIRHPEWRGIIQGWQEETYRLDIADQEVDELIPPFVMRQLWHVTGGDSLIVTDVGQHQMWEAQYFTHERPRQLLTSGGLGTMGYGMPAAMGAKVGMPDELVWAVVGDGGFQMTLQELGTIAQEQIAVKIGIMNNGFLGMVRQWQQLFYDKRYAGTPILSPDYVKLADAYGIPALRVTSNDEVAGAIKQANEYDGPFLVEFRIKEEVNVYPMVPAGANVGQMIRRPEPAIVQGYSGVKPSW